The Nitrospira sp. genome contains a region encoding:
- a CDS encoding HU family DNA-binding protein encodes MTKEELIAKMAASAGITKVAAGTALQAFTGAVTSSLKKGQRVSLVNFGTFTISKRKARMGRNPRTGESLRIPAAKVPKFSAGKELRSAVK; translated from the coding sequence ATGACAAAGGAAGAGCTGATCGCCAAGATGGCCGCTTCGGCGGGAATCACAAAAGTTGCGGCGGGAACTGCCCTTCAAGCTTTTACCGGAGCGGTCACTTCTTCGCTGAAAAAGGGGCAGCGCGTTTCCCTTGTCAATTTTGGCACCTTTACGATCTCAAAGCGGAAAGCTCGAATGGGAAGAAACCCACGAACCGGCGAATCTCTCCGAATTCCAGCGGCGAAGGTCCCGAAGTTTTCGGCCGGGAAAGAGCTTCGTTCTGCCGTGAAGTAA
- the thrS gene encoding threonine--tRNA ligase — protein sequence MKIAVKDGPSGDVQTGKTVGAALSALGIAGQDILAAKVDGTVVDLSRPLSESSTVEPIRFDSADGREVYRHSSTHIMAQAVKELFPTAQLTIGPALEDSFYYDFAFDRPFTPEDLGKIEARAAEIIQRNLTITRREFTKQEAIDFFRARGELYKVELIQGFPDGEPITAYTQGDFVDLCRGPHLPTTGFVGAIKLLNTAGAYWRGDERNPMLQRIYGTSFPTKAEVDAYLARLEEIKRRDHRKVGKELDLISIQDEIGPGLVLWHPKGAAVRLLIENFWREQHIRDGYNLVYSPHTARLDLWRTSGHLEYYRENMFPSMKLENSEYQLKPMNCPYHIMIYQSHLRSYRDLPIRYGELGTVYRYERTGVLHGLMRVRGFTQDDAHLFCRPDQMEAEVSRVLDFTFFVLQTFGFHEFEVFLSTRPKESVGGEEHWILATSALEAALKSRNISFHLDPGGGAFYGPKIDIKIKDALGRSWQCSTVQVDFNNPERFELSYIGEDGKAHRPIMIHRALMGSIERFFGILIEHYGGAFPTWLAPVQAVVMNITDDQQDYVSAVVAQLKTAGFRAETDLRNEKIGFKIREAEKSKVPFMLVAGKREVENGTLSVRGRSGANLGTMTVAEVVDLLRTETQHTQRELQHT from the coding sequence ATGAAGATTGCTGTTAAAGACGGTCCGAGCGGAGACGTTCAGACCGGAAAGACGGTGGGAGCCGCCCTTTCTGCGCTGGGAATCGCAGGGCAGGATATCCTTGCGGCCAAAGTGGATGGAACCGTCGTTGATCTATCACGGCCCCTCTCAGAGAGTTCAACGGTTGAACCGATCCGATTCGACAGTGCAGACGGGCGGGAAGTCTACCGCCATAGCAGCACCCACATCATGGCTCAGGCAGTGAAGGAACTCTTCCCTACTGCACAGTTGACCATCGGTCCGGCGCTGGAAGACAGTTTCTACTATGACTTTGCCTTTGACCGTCCCTTTACCCCGGAAGACCTGGGGAAAATAGAGGCTCGCGCTGCCGAGATAATTCAGCGTAATCTCACCATTACGAGGCGAGAGTTTACAAAGCAGGAGGCGATTGACTTCTTCAGAGCTCGTGGGGAGCTCTACAAGGTAGAGCTTATTCAAGGTTTTCCCGATGGAGAGCCCATTACCGCGTACACGCAGGGCGATTTCGTGGATCTCTGCCGCGGTCCCCATCTCCCTACGACCGGTTTCGTCGGAGCCATCAAATTACTCAATACAGCTGGAGCCTATTGGCGCGGTGATGAACGTAATCCCATGTTACAGCGGATCTACGGAACGTCCTTCCCGACGAAAGCTGAAGTAGATGCCTACCTCGCACGATTGGAAGAGATCAAGCGACGCGATCACAGAAAAGTGGGGAAAGAACTGGATTTGATCAGTATCCAGGATGAAATCGGGCCTGGCTTGGTACTCTGGCATCCAAAGGGCGCGGCGGTCCGCCTGTTGATTGAAAACTTCTGGCGAGAACAGCACATTCGTGATGGTTACAACCTGGTGTATTCGCCGCATACTGCACGCTTGGATCTCTGGAGAACGAGCGGGCACCTCGAGTACTACCGAGAGAACATGTTCCCGTCGATGAAGCTCGAAAACAGCGAGTACCAGTTGAAGCCCATGAATTGCCCGTACCATATCATGATCTACCAATCACACCTGCGTAGCTATCGAGACCTTCCTATCCGCTACGGAGAGTTGGGTACCGTCTACCGCTATGAACGGACCGGCGTCTTGCACGGGCTCATGCGGGTGCGCGGATTCACACAGGATGACGCCCATCTCTTCTGCCGCCCGGATCAGATGGAAGCGGAAGTCAGCCGGGTATTGGATTTTACGTTTTTCGTGTTGCAAACGTTCGGGTTCCATGAGTTCGAAGTGTTTTTGTCCACAAGGCCCAAAGAGTCGGTGGGCGGCGAGGAGCATTGGATTCTGGCCACCAGCGCCCTGGAAGCAGCATTGAAGAGCCGCAACATCTCCTTTCACCTGGATCCAGGAGGCGGGGCATTTTACGGTCCCAAGATCGACATTAAGATCAAAGACGCACTGGGTCGCTCATGGCAATGCTCCACCGTCCAGGTGGACTTCAACAATCCGGAGCGTTTTGAATTGAGCTACATCGGAGAAGATGGGAAAGCTCATCGACCGATTATGATCCATCGGGCCTTGATGGGATCCATCGAGCGCTTCTTCGGTATTTTGATCGAACATTATGGAGGCGCGTTTCCGACCTGGCTGGCTCCTGTGCAGGCAGTGGTCATGAACATTACCGATGATCAGCAGGACTACGTCTCCGCCGTTGTTGCGCAATTGAAGACCGCCGGATTCCGTGCCGAAACGGACCTCCGGAATGAAAAGATCGGGTTCAAGATCCGTGAGGCAGAGAAATCGAAAGTCCCCTTTATGTTGGTCGCGGGAAAGCGTGAAGTGGAAAACGGCACGCTGTCGGTACGCGGCCGAAGTGGAGCCAACTTGGGAACTATGACAGTGGCTGAGGTAGTGGATCTTTTACGAACCGAGACCCAACATACCCAGCGGGAACTTCAACATACATAA
- the infC gene encoding translation initiation factor IF-3 has translation MVPKLRVNREIRVREVRVIGPGGEQLGILPTPDAFRQAQENGYDLVEVAPTSVPPVCRIMDYGKYKYELSKKEHQSRRHQKSTQVKEIKLRPRTDKHDLEIKVRQMKVFLEEGNKTKVTLTYRGREMANQEMGRAVMNSVIEQLAQAGTIEYAPRMEGRSLIMIVAPKN, from the coding sequence ATCGTCCCCAAATTACGCGTGAATCGTGAGATACGAGTCCGGGAAGTTCGTGTAATCGGCCCGGGTGGAGAGCAACTGGGCATTCTTCCGACGCCGGACGCTTTTCGCCAGGCTCAAGAAAATGGCTATGACTTGGTGGAAGTCGCTCCCACCTCCGTTCCCCCAGTCTGTAGGATTATGGACTATGGGAAGTACAAGTATGAGTTGAGTAAAAAGGAGCATCAGAGCCGGCGTCATCAAAAGTCCACCCAAGTGAAGGAAATCAAGCTGCGCCCACGGACCGATAAGCATGACCTCGAAATCAAGGTCCGGCAGATGAAAGTATTTCTGGAAGAGGGCAATAAAACCAAGGTGACCCTCACCTATCGCGGGCGAGAAATGGCCAATCAAGAAATGGGTCGTGCCGTGATGAATTCGGTGATCGAACAATTGGCCCAAGCCGGCACCATCGAGTATGCCCCCCGTATGGAGGGACGGAGCTTAATCATGATCGTGGCTCCGAAGAACTGA
- the rpmI gene encoding 50S ribosomal protein L35, whose protein sequence is MMKVKTHKGTSKRFAKTGSGKIVRRKAGKRHLLTHKRHDHKRRLSGTAVVDPTVATSLNRLLPYE, encoded by the coding sequence CTGATGAAAGTCAAAACACACAAGGGGACAAGTAAGCGATTCGCTAAGACCGGGAGCGGAAAAATCGTCCGCCGCAAGGCTGGCAAACGTCATTTGCTGACACATAAACGGCATGACCATAAGCGCCGCTTGAGTGGAACCGCGGTCGTCGATCCGACCGTCGCCACGTCATTGAACCGGCTACTACCCTACGAATAG
- the rplT gene encoding 50S ribosomal protein L20, giving the protein MPRAKGGPKTRQRRKKRIKLASGQYGGKSRLFRSATESVDKGLTYAYTGRKNRKRDFRQLWIARISAAVRAQGISYGRFINALKKANVMLDRKVLSDMAIKDAAGFTQLVGLAKQQLTPATT; this is encoded by the coding sequence ATGCCTCGCGCAAAGGGCGGACCAAAAACCAGGCAACGGCGGAAGAAGCGGATCAAATTGGCGTCAGGTCAGTACGGCGGGAAGAGCCGGTTGTTTCGCTCCGCGACAGAGAGCGTAGACAAAGGACTGACCTACGCGTACACCGGCCGCAAGAATCGCAAGCGGGACTTCCGGCAGTTGTGGATCGCCCGCATCAGCGCAGCGGTTCGAGCGCAAGGGATCAGCTATGGGCGGTTCATCAACGCTCTTAAAAAGGCCAATGTCATGCTGGATCGCAAGGTCCTCTCGGACATGGCGATCAAAGACGCCGCAGGGTTTACGCAGCTTGTTGGCCTCGCCAAGCAACAGCTGACGCCTGCTACAACATAA
- the pheT gene encoding phenylalanine--tRNA ligase subunit beta — MPTITIFKHDFESLLNWTEPANRSVSIEQLEAWLMLVKGELKGYSPETGELRIELQDSNRPDLWCCEGIARQIRIKEQGGPKPYPFFAAKSKSRLQVIVKPGIENVRPYVAACTATGYRVTDEGLAQLIQTQEKLAEIFGHKRKTVSIGIYQLPKITFPVSYELVKPDEARFTPLGMETVMTLSEILMVHPKGLEYGAILAGENRLPILRDAAKQPLSFPPIINSREIGEVQVGDDQLFVEVTGTDLPMVVLTLNIFAANLADRGAIIEPAEVQYPSGTPLGKRVRTPQDLRKQKTIPIQTIEQALGQKLSITAVKQALEFYGYEVSAGKGAVKAKLPAYRQDLMHTMDVVEDVAMSLGYAEFTPVMPAQFTVGGLSGIEHMSDRARELMVGQGFQEIISNILGSPNHYSGLMRLEGTDWGRMVEVGNVMSLSFSCLRQWMLPSLLRVEAASSRAFYPHRLFEAGEVAIPDSHSEVGSRTETVLGAVIAHAAAHFSEIHSCLDVLFYYFGKEYSLEPVQHPSFLAGRAGRIIVAGESVGVIGEVHPEVLERWQIAMPVVAFDVNLSRLADPS, encoded by the coding sequence ATGCCCACGATCACAATTTTTAAACACGATTTTGAGTCGTTACTGAACTGGACTGAACCGGCAAACCGGTCGGTCTCGATTGAACAGTTGGAAGCGTGGCTCATGCTCGTGAAGGGTGAACTGAAAGGGTATAGCCCAGAAACCGGAGAGTTGCGTATCGAACTGCAGGACAGTAACCGGCCCGATCTGTGGTGTTGCGAAGGGATCGCACGGCAAATCCGCATTAAGGAACAGGGCGGGCCCAAGCCCTACCCCTTTTTTGCGGCAAAGTCCAAATCCCGACTGCAGGTCATCGTGAAGCCTGGCATCGAAAACGTGCGCCCGTACGTTGCTGCTTGTACGGCCACGGGTTATCGGGTGACCGATGAAGGGTTGGCCCAGCTGATTCAAACCCAAGAAAAATTGGCGGAGATCTTCGGCCATAAGCGCAAGACCGTTTCGATCGGGATCTATCAATTGCCCAAGATCACATTTCCGGTCAGCTATGAGCTTGTGAAACCCGACGAAGCCCGGTTCACCCCGTTGGGGATGGAGACGGTGATGACCCTCTCGGAGATTCTGATGGTGCATCCGAAAGGGTTGGAGTATGGAGCGATTCTGGCCGGAGAGAACCGATTGCCGATACTTCGAGATGCAGCGAAACAGCCGCTGTCGTTCCCTCCGATCATCAACAGCCGGGAGATCGGAGAGGTACAAGTGGGTGACGATCAGCTGTTCGTCGAAGTGACCGGAACGGATCTGCCGATGGTTGTCTTGACCCTGAACATTTTTGCGGCCAATCTAGCCGATCGGGGGGCCATCATCGAGCCGGCTGAAGTTCAGTACCCATCAGGCACGCCGCTGGGCAAGCGAGTCAGGACCCCGCAAGATCTTCGGAAGCAGAAGACCATACCGATTCAGACCATCGAGCAGGCGCTCGGTCAGAAGCTCAGCATAACGGCGGTCAAGCAAGCGCTCGAGTTCTATGGCTATGAGGTATCGGCAGGAAAGGGCGCGGTCAAGGCGAAGTTACCTGCGTATCGGCAGGATCTGATGCATACGATGGACGTCGTTGAGGATGTGGCGATGAGTCTGGGGTATGCCGAATTCACGCCGGTCATGCCGGCACAATTTACAGTGGGAGGCTTATCCGGGATCGAACACATGTCGGACCGTGCTCGAGAATTGATGGTGGGGCAGGGGTTTCAGGAAATCATTTCCAATATTCTCGGTTCGCCGAATCATTATTCCGGCTTGATGCGGCTAGAAGGTACAGACTGGGGACGGATGGTCGAAGTCGGCAACGTTATGTCCCTGAGCTTTAGTTGTCTCCGCCAATGGATGTTGCCGTCACTGCTGCGTGTCGAAGCCGCTTCGAGCCGGGCGTTTTATCCACATCGCCTCTTTGAGGCCGGTGAAGTCGCGATTCCGGATAGCCATAGTGAGGTGGGTTCTCGGACGGAAACGGTCTTGGGTGCCGTGATTGCCCATGCGGCGGCGCATTTCTCGGAAATTCATTCTTGTCTGGATGTGCTGTTCTACTACTTCGGCAAGGAGTATAGCCTCGAGCCCGTACAGCATCCGTCTTTTCTTGCAGGCCGTGCAGGCCGGATCATCGTTGCGGGTGAATCGGTTGGTGTCATCGGCGAAGTCCATCCGGAGGTTCTCGAACGCTGGCAAATTGCGATGCCGGTCGTTGCGTTCGATGTGAACCTCTCGCGCCTCGCAGATCCATCCTGA
- a CDS encoding phenylalanine--tRNA ligase subunit alpha has translation MDISAVIDSLHPLEIKVLTTLGTRPPGTALDSEQLAAAAELEPSQLSMAVEWLLAKSLIAIQTETVTPMVSLTKIGEEYYETSSPLERVVAAAREATGTGKRLTIPDLQAQGGLDPSDVSKAVGRLKKEGVILIIQGGCIETTGRPSPTAEILRTLLQQVHESSKELKSFTDADRQVVEDYAVKRGNAKEPFRIDERVTRSFILSTEGANAAEQLLRQGVAEEVSQLSPELLKDGSWRHKRFRKYTISLRPPRIGTGKKHPYREFLDAVKTKLVSMGFQEMRGQLVETEFWDMDALFMPQFHPARDIHDVYFVKTPTHASGVDDSVLSHVAQVHENGAATGSTGWGYSFDLQRAKRLVLRSQGTAVSARTLAASPSIPGKYFSIARCFRYDQVDATHATDFFQVEGIVLGEDINFRTLLGLLNLFAREVAQAKEVKFLPAYFPFTEPSVELHVRHPRLGWMELGGAGLFRPEVTLPLGVTAPVIAWGLGLDRMAMVALGIHDIRELFTDNLELIRTTRGLF, from the coding sequence GTGGACATCTCCGCAGTCATCGACAGCCTTCATCCTCTCGAAATCAAAGTCCTCACGACGTTGGGCACCCGTCCGCCCGGAACCGCCTTGGACAGCGAGCAGTTGGCTGCAGCCGCTGAATTGGAGCCTTCCCAACTCAGCATGGCCGTCGAGTGGCTGCTCGCCAAATCGCTGATCGCGATCCAGACGGAAACCGTGACGCCCATGGTGTCGTTGACCAAGATAGGGGAAGAGTATTATGAGACTTCGTCACCTCTGGAACGAGTCGTCGCAGCCGCGCGCGAAGCGACCGGTACCGGAAAGCGATTGACCATTCCCGATCTTCAGGCCCAAGGAGGACTTGATCCCTCTGACGTCAGCAAGGCCGTCGGACGACTCAAGAAGGAAGGGGTGATCCTGATCATTCAAGGAGGTTGTATCGAAACGACCGGACGCCCGAGCCCGACCGCCGAGATACTCCGAACTCTCCTGCAACAGGTACATGAGTCGTCGAAGGAACTGAAAAGCTTCACGGACGCCGATCGCCAGGTCGTCGAAGACTATGCGGTGAAGCGCGGGAATGCGAAGGAGCCATTCCGTATAGATGAGCGGGTGACCCGGTCATTCATCTTGTCCACGGAAGGTGCAAACGCGGCGGAACAGTTGCTGAGGCAAGGGGTTGCTGAGGAAGTATCGCAGTTAAGTCCCGAGTTGTTGAAAGACGGGAGCTGGCGGCATAAGCGATTCCGGAAATATACCATCAGCCTGCGTCCGCCTCGTATCGGAACCGGGAAGAAGCACCCCTATCGCGAATTTCTCGATGCCGTAAAGACCAAACTCGTGAGCATGGGGTTTCAGGAGATGCGGGGGCAGCTTGTCGAGACAGAGTTCTGGGACATGGATGCGCTGTTCATGCCGCAATTCCACCCCGCCCGAGATATTCACGATGTGTATTTCGTAAAGACTCCTACCCATGCCAGCGGCGTGGACGATTCGGTGTTGTCGCATGTCGCCCAGGTGCACGAGAACGGTGCCGCGACGGGCTCCACCGGCTGGGGCTATTCCTTCGATCTGCAACGCGCCAAACGATTGGTGTTGCGGAGTCAAGGGACTGCCGTCTCCGCCCGAACGTTAGCTGCCTCACCGAGTATTCCCGGAAAGTATTTTTCGATCGCCCGGTGTTTTCGCTATGACCAGGTCGACGCTACTCACGCGACGGATTTTTTCCAAGTGGAGGGAATCGTACTTGGGGAAGACATCAATTTTAGAACGTTGCTGGGTCTTCTAAACTTGTTTGCGCGCGAGGTCGCTCAAGCAAAAGAAGTGAAGTTTCTGCCCGCCTACTTCCCGTTTACAGAACCATCGGTGGAGCTTCACGTTCGGCATCCTCGCCTGGGCTGGATGGAACTCGGTGGCGCTGGACTCTTCCGGCCAGAGGTCACATTACCTCTTGGGGTCACCGCGCCGGTGATTGCGTGGGGACTAGGCCTCGACCGGATGGCAATGGTGGCGCTGGGCATCCACGATATCCGAGAGCTCTTCACCGACAACCTGGAATTGATCCGCACGACCAGAGGATTGTTCTAG
- a CDS encoding ribulose-phosphate 3-epimerase: protein MMGRPIYIAPSILSADFARLAEEVAAVERAGADMLHVDVMDGHFVPNLTVGPPIVESLKKVTKLPLDVHLMITNADAFIQDFVEAGADYLTVHVEACPHLHRTIQSIKERGAKAGVTLNPATPIALLQEILGDVDLVLIMSVNPGFGGQKFIPSVLKKIAEARALLDKINSRALLEVDGGVKVDNAREIVAAGATTLVAGSAIFSQHDYTATIAAMRAAAETVVQPAPRVAVNR from the coding sequence ATGATGGGTCGTCCGATTTACATCGCGCCCTCGATTCTTTCTGCCGATTTTGCTCGACTGGCGGAGGAAGTCGCCGCCGTGGAGCGGGCCGGTGCCGATATGTTGCACGTGGATGTCATGGACGGCCATTTTGTGCCGAATCTGACAGTGGGGCCTCCTATCGTGGAAAGCCTCAAGAAGGTTACCAAGTTGCCCCTTGATGTGCATCTGATGATCACCAATGCCGATGCGTTTATCCAGGATTTCGTCGAGGCCGGTGCCGACTACCTCACGGTTCATGTTGAGGCCTGCCCGCACCTTCACCGCACGATTCAGTCGATTAAAGAACGGGGTGCTAAGGCCGGAGTCACCCTGAATCCCGCTACACCCATCGCGTTGCTGCAAGAGATCTTGGGCGATGTCGATCTCGTGTTGATCATGTCGGTGAATCCAGGATTCGGGGGACAGAAATTTATTCCATCCGTGCTCAAGAAAATCGCCGAAGCCCGGGCACTCTTGGACAAGATCAATAGCCGGGCACTGCTTGAAGTCGATGGCGGCGTGAAGGTAGATAATGCACGGGAGATTGTCGCTGCCGGCGCAACGACTCTCGTGGCTGGATCGGCGATTTTTTCCCAACACGACTATACGGCCACGATCGCAGCTATGCGAGCGGCCGCAGAGACGGTCGTTCAACCGGCGCCCCGCGTAGCGGTTAATCGATAG
- the rsmB gene encoding 16S rRNA (cytosine(967)-C(5))-methyltransferase RsmB, with protein MSGSSPRSIALTIVLSSQRTDRPLDELIDERAAAIPLPRDRSLVMELAYGVLRRQETIDWRLRAVLSKPLHRLPVFVQMLLRVGAYQLLFLDRIPASAAVNETVKLAKASTQQLGHDWSGLVNGVLRNLIRLPAPTLPDSVAHPAESLSVSYAIPLWLTERWVRRLGIEQAESACAAASAVPAITLRVNRCQLNREEFLERIRQAEIVARPAEVSPVGVVLEKGQDITSLPGFLAGDFYVEDEAAQLIPPILDPQPGEVILDACAAPGGKTTHLAALMSDRGTIYAVDRIHSRLSLLQQNCRRLGIQSIVPIVGDVRKTSEWSAMIAHKSNHQGRLPSFDRILVDAPCSGLGVLRRHPEAKLRKGSSVFLAHQKLQTQILEAVAPCLRPGGVLVYSTCSTEMEETEEVVSRFCEASPGWTRESVAPWLPTTALPFVTPQGALSTLCNGFGMDGFYAVRLRKHG; from the coding sequence GTGTCCGGATCCTCTCCGCGATCCATCGCTCTTACTATCGTCCTGTCCAGCCAACGGACTGATCGTCCACTCGATGAACTGATTGACGAGCGAGCTGCGGCAATTCCATTGCCGCGTGACCGCTCGCTGGTGATGGAACTGGCGTATGGAGTTTTACGACGTCAGGAAACGATCGACTGGCGACTTCGTGCGGTTCTGTCCAAACCCCTTCACAGGCTTCCGGTCTTCGTTCAAATGTTGCTTCGAGTCGGTGCCTATCAACTGCTGTTCCTGGATCGAATTCCTGCATCGGCCGCGGTGAACGAAACCGTCAAGTTGGCCAAAGCTTCGACACAACAACTGGGGCATGATTGGAGCGGATTGGTGAACGGGGTCTTGCGCAACCTCATCCGCTTGCCGGCTCCAACCTTACCAGACTCAGTTGCTCATCCAGCTGAGTCTCTGTCCGTCAGCTACGCCATACCCTTGTGGCTGACAGAGCGGTGGGTACGTCGACTGGGCATTGAACAAGCAGAATCGGCTTGTGCAGCGGCCAGCGCCGTCCCGGCCATCACACTGCGCGTCAACCGCTGCCAACTGAATCGGGAAGAATTTCTGGAGCGTATACGGCAAGCCGAGATTGTCGCTCGTCCGGCAGAAGTTAGTCCTGTGGGAGTTGTGCTGGAAAAGGGCCAAGACATCACCTCGTTGCCGGGATTTCTCGCAGGGGATTTTTATGTGGAAGATGAAGCGGCCCAGCTCATCCCTCCGATCCTCGATCCTCAACCCGGCGAAGTCATTTTGGACGCCTGTGCCGCTCCAGGTGGCAAGACGACTCATCTTGCTGCACTCATGAGCGATCGTGGAACGATCTATGCTGTCGATCGGATACATTCCCGCTTGAGCCTGCTCCAGCAAAATTGCCGCAGGCTGGGAATTCAAAGTATTGTCCCGATCGTTGGTGATGTGAGAAAGACGTCGGAATGGTCTGCAATGATCGCACACAAGTCGAACCACCAGGGGAGATTGCCGTCATTCGATCGTATACTCGTGGATGCCCCCTGCAGTGGGCTGGGTGTGCTACGGCGGCATCCTGAAGCGAAACTTCGCAAGGGTAGTTCGGTGTTTCTTGCGCATCAGAAGCTTCAGACTCAGATCCTTGAGGCGGTCGCTCCCTGCTTGCGACCCGGTGGGGTGCTAGTCTATAGTACCTGCTCAACTGAAATGGAAGAAACTGAAGAGGTCGTCAGTCGTTTTTGCGAAGCCTCTCCTGGATGGACGCGTGAATCTGTGGCTCCCTGGCTTCCCACCACCGCTCTTCCCTTTGTGACCCCCCAGGGGGCGCTCTCCACCCTGTGCAACGGCTTTGGGATGGATGGATTTTATGCCGTCCGCTTACGAAAGCACGGATGA
- a CDS encoding methionyl-tRNA formyltransferase has product MRIVFMGTPEFAVPSLEALLRSNDQVVGVVTQPDRPKGRGQHLVPPPVKLVAERAGIPILQPLKIRTPDFLQALSTWQPDVITVAAFGRILHTPILSLPPMGCVNVHGSLLPKYRGAAPVQWAIINGDTETGITTMLMDEGMDTGAILLQDKLLITPDDTTGTLAPRLAEMGGRLLLETLAQLKAGTLMPKKQEHGQATMAPILKKEDGLIDWSVRAASLANRVRGLSPWPGAYTFLGGERWNVWNAVSTIGPTTEKPGTIVTVNKQSILVATGDGLLEIREIQTANSKRMSVAQFLAGHHVKVGGQLSSPVA; this is encoded by the coding sequence ATGCGAATCGTCTTTATGGGTACACCGGAATTCGCCGTGCCGTCGTTGGAGGCACTGCTCCGCTCGAACGACCAAGTCGTCGGGGTCGTGACCCAACCGGATCGACCGAAGGGACGTGGGCAGCATCTCGTACCTCCGCCTGTCAAACTGGTCGCTGAACGCGCCGGTATTCCCATCTTGCAGCCTCTCAAGATCCGAACCCCCGACTTCTTGCAAGCTCTTTCTACGTGGCAGCCTGACGTAATTACAGTAGCGGCCTTCGGGCGAATTCTACATACCCCGATACTGAGTCTTCCTCCCATGGGTTGCGTAAACGTGCATGGCTCACTGCTGCCGAAATATCGAGGGGCTGCTCCGGTGCAATGGGCGATTATTAACGGAGACACTGAAACCGGTATTACCACGATGCTGATGGACGAAGGAATGGATACCGGCGCGATCCTGCTTCAAGATAAGTTACTCATCACGCCTGATGATACGACCGGTACATTGGCTCCGCGTTTGGCCGAGATGGGTGGGCGGCTGCTCCTCGAAACCCTCGCACAGTTGAAGGCCGGGACATTGATGCCCAAGAAACAAGAGCATGGACAGGCCACCATGGCGCCGATCTTGAAGAAAGAAGACGGCCTCATTGACTGGAGCGTGAGAGCAGCATCCCTCGCAAACCGAGTCCGAGGACTTTCCCCTTGGCCGGGGGCCTATACGTTTTTGGGTGGGGAGCGTTGGAATGTTTGGAACGCGGTTTCGACTATTGGCCCGACGACAGAGAAGCCGGGTACCATCGTCACAGTGAATAAGCAATCGATCCTAGTGGCGACAGGTGATGGTCTGCTTGAGATCCGCGAAATCCAGACGGCCAATTCGAAGCGAATGTCGGTGGCTCAATTCCTGGCTGGGCACCACGTCAAGGTTGGTGGGCAACTGAGTTCACCAGTTGCATAG